A region of Macaca thibetana thibetana isolate TM-01 chromosome 20, ASM2454274v1, whole genome shotgun sequence DNA encodes the following proteins:
- the TMEM114 gene encoding transmembrane protein 114 isoform X2, producing the protein MRVHLGGLAGAAALTGALSFVLLAAAIGTDFWYIIDTERLERSGPGAQDLLGSINRSQLEPLSSHSGLWRTCRVQSPCTPLMNPFWLENVTVSESSRQLLTAF; encoded by the exons ATGCGGGTGCACCTGGGCGGGCTGGCCGGCGCGGCTGCGCTGACCGGGGCGCTCAGCTTTGTGCTTCTGGCGGCCGCCATCGGCACGGACTTCTGGTACATCATTGACACCGAGCGATTGGAGAGGAGCGGCCCGGGGGCACAGGACCTGCTGGGGTCCATCAATCGCAGCCAGCTGGAGCCTCTGAGCTCCCACTCCGGTCTCTGGCGGACCTGCCGGG TCCAGAGCCCGTGCACACCGCTGATGAACCCCTTCTGGCTGGAGAACGTGACAGTCAGCGAATCCAGCCGGCAACTTCTCA
- the TMEM114 gene encoding transmembrane protein 114 isoform X1 encodes MRVHLGGLAGAAALTGALSFVLLAAAIGTDFWYIIDTERLERSGPGAQDLLGSINRSQLEPLSSHSGLWRTCRVQSPCTPLMNPFWLENVTVSESSRQLLTMHGTFVILLPLSLILMVFGGMTGFLSFLLRAYLLLLLTGTLFLFGAMVTLAGISVYIAYSAAAFREALCLLEEKALLDQVDIHFGWSLALGWISFIAELLTGGAFLAAARELSLRRRQDQAI; translated from the exons ATGCGGGTGCACCTGGGCGGGCTGGCCGGCGCGGCTGCGCTGACCGGGGCGCTCAGCTTTGTGCTTCTGGCGGCCGCCATCGGCACGGACTTCTGGTACATCATTGACACCGAGCGATTGGAGAGGAGCGGCCCGGGGGCACAGGACCTGCTGGGGTCCATCAATCGCAGCCAGCTGGAGCCTCTGAGCTCCCACTCCGGTCTCTGGCGGACCTGCCGGG TCCAGAGCCCGTGCACACCGCTGATGAACCCCTTCTGGCTGGAGAACGTGACAGTCAGCGAATCCAGCCGGCAACTTCTCA CCATGCATGGGACGTTTGTGATTCTGCTGCCGCTCAGCCTGATCCTGATGGTTTTTGGGGGGATGACAGGGTTTCTGAGCTTCCTCCTCCGAGCCTACCTCCTCCTTCTGCTCACTGGAACTCTCTTCCTCTTTGGAG CCATGGTGACCCTCGCTGGGATCAGCGTCTACATAGCATATTCAGCTGCCGCCTTCCGGGAGGCGCTGTGTCTCCTGGAGGAGAAGGCCCTCCTGGACCAGGTGGACATCCACTTCGGCTGGTCCCTGGCCCTGGGTTGGATCAGCTTCATCGCGGAGCTGCTCACTGGGGGGGCCTTCCTGGCAGCAGCCCGTGAGCTCAGCCTGAGACGGAGGCAGGACCAGGCCATATGA